One Pseudomonadota bacterium genomic window, CACCTGTCATGACGGGATCCGCCCCGCACCATCGTGCGCCTGTCCGCCGGAAGCGGCCTGCGCCGCCGGCCAGACCAGCAGTTGCTGCGAAGCACCGCCGGCGGATCTCGCCCACGTCTACCTCACGCACCTCGAAGGGGGCGAGGTATCGGTGCTGGCGTCCTCGGCCGCGGGGGTCGTGCTGCAGGACGAGCGTAGTGGCTTCTTCGGCGGAACGACGCCGGTGGGGGGCGGCTATGGCATCGCGATCAGTCGACCGGGTGATCTCGAGGCCCGCGTCTGGGTCAGCAGCCGCTTCGACAGCACGTTATCGTCCTTCGTGGTGCGGGACACGCGCCGCTTGATCATGACCGAGCGGCTGGCGCCAGCGGTGCTCGATCCAGGAAACGACCTCAGGGGCTTGGCCTTCGGCCCGGGGGCTGAGGTGCTCTATGTCGTTAGCCAGCAACCCTCGGCGCTGATCGCGCTGCAGATGGAGGCGACGCCAGGGGCGCCAAGCACCAGTACCGGCATCGGCCAGACGCTGTGGATCGCCGATCTTTGCGTGGGACCCTCCGCCCTCACGCTCGGCCCGAATCCCGTCGATTTGGACGACGCCGCGGCCCAGCTGGCCTACGTCACCTGCTTTGCCGAGGACACCATCGCCGTCGTCGACCTGACGCATGGGACGCTGGTCGGTCAGATCGCCACCGGGCGTGGGCCAACGACCCTCGCCCTCGACGTCGGCAGCATGCAGGCCTGTGTCGCGGCCGCTGACTGCCCTGACGTTGGAGCGCGTTGTGCTGGAGGCCGCTGCCTCCGCGAGCACGCGCGGGCCTTTGTCAGCAACTTCCTGGAAAACACCGTGGGGTTGATCGATCTCGATCCGCTGCATTCGACGTTCCAGCGGATGGTCTTGCGCCTCGGCACGCGCCGCGACCTGGTAGGCGATCTATGACGAGGACCTCGTCGAGTCGGCGGCGAGGGCCGCGGGCGCTGCTGCTGCCCGCCGGTCTCGGGCTGCTGCTGGGCGCCTGCGGCAGCGACCCCGTGCGCACCACGACGCTCAATCTCGGTCGTCCAAGTGCGCTGGCGCTGGCCTGCATGGGACGGGCGAGCGCGGGCGGGGGCCCGGTGGCGCAGCCCCTCGGGCAGTGCGCTGCGGCGACGAGCGCGAGCAGCGCAGCGCAGTCGTCGCTCTTCGGGCTGGTGGCCAATGGCAGTCGCGGGGACGTGGCCCTCTTCGTCACCACGACCGTCCAGGAGTCCCTGCTCGATCTCGACGCGAACGCAGGGTTCGGCATGGTGCCCGTCGGGGCGCAGCCGACGGATTTGCAGGCGAGCCAGGATGGCTGTCGCGCCGTCACCGCCAACGAGGGGTCGTGTGACCTGGCCGTCCTCGACGTGCCCGGGCTCGTCCGTGCCGCCTGCGCTTCTACCGTCAGACAGCCCGCTGAGTTGACGCGCGTCTGCCCGACGACGGCCGCCGCGAGCACCACGGTCGTGCGGCGCGTGATCCCGCGGACGGCCGCCGGTGCGCTGCTGGCGCGGCCCCATGAGCTTCGTCTGGTCCCCGAGGCCGGCGAGCGGCGCGATCCCGCGGCGGGCGAGGGGCAGCACTGCGCCTCCGACGCGCCCCTGCGTGCCTATGTAACCTTTCCGGCCTGTGGCCTCGTGGCCGAGATCGACCTCGTCACGGGGCTCTTGCTCCAGGGGCTGGTCTTGACGCCGGGCGGCTTCGAGTTGACGACGGAGCCGCGCTGCCCGCGGGAGTGCTCCCCGCACGGCGCGGGGCTCGGCCGCGTCGACGCTGGAGCGGCAGCCTCGGGCGACGGCCGGGTTGGGCCGAGGGCAGACGCTGGGGTCGCGGTGGGCGACCAAGGTGTAACCGACAGCCGGGTCGTGGGCGGCGGGCAGATCGGCGGCGACGGTGGCCTCGAGGACAGTGGGGCGCGCGACGGTGGCATGGCCGATGCGGCGCCCGGGACCGACAGTGGCCTCGCAGTCGCCGCTGCCGTGCTGCCCACGAGCCTCGCGCTGACGGAGGACGGTCGACGGCTCTTCGTGTCGTCGGCTGGCGCAGCCTTCCTCAGTGTGGTCGACGTCGGTGCTGACGGTCGCTTTAGCACGCCACGCCGGATCGTCCTCGAGGGGCCGGGGGCGCAGACCACGCGCCTACGGCTGAGCCCGCCGACGCGACGCTTCGGTCGCTTCGTCTACGCGATCGCGCGCGATCACACGGTGCGCGCGATTTCGGTCGAGCGTGAGCGCGAATGCGAGATGAACCTCGACCTGGTGCGCCTCGACGAGGCGCTGCCGATCGCGCAGGCGGGTTGCTTCGTCAGCGCCGAGGGACCGCCTCGGCGGCCGCTCGCCAGCGGGCCGGGGCTCGCGATCGGCCGGCTGGTGCCGCGCGACGTGGCCTTCGTCCAGGCCCTGCGCGCATCCGACACGACGGCGTCGACCACGAGCAACGCGACGGGGCCGCTCGTGACGCCGCTGGTCGGCACCTTCGCGCTGGTGGCCTACTCCGACGGCAGCGTCGTGGTCGTCGACCTCGAGGACGACAATTACGTCGACGCCGCCGCCGGAACGGTCTCGCGGCTGCACTTGCCTCACCGCCTGCGCAACCAAGAGCAGGGCCTGGCCGACGTCGGTCCGTCGGCCCAGGTGGCGACGATCAGCGGCGTCGGCAGCGGCGGGGTGCCGGTGGTGGTCAACACCCTGGGCGCCAGGGAGCTGGCGAATCAGGGGATCACGCTGCGGGCGCCCGGCGACGCGGTCGCGGCCGAGTGGCGGATGATCTACGAGCCGGCGTTGCTGGCGCGCGTCTCCGGCCAGCTGCTCCTGCGCGACGCCGAGTTTCTCCTCGACGATCGCGGCATCGACCTCTGCGCCCTCGGTGTGCACGGGCGTGAGGAGGAGGACGGTCGTCTGCGGCAGCACGGCGATATTCTGGCGCTGCTCGGCTGCCGCGACGACAACGACTGTCCCAGCGCGCAGCTTTGCCGCAAGCCGGTGGCGCAGCAGACAGATACCGGCCTTTGCCTCGACCGGGACCGCCAGGACGAGCAGTTTCGGCAGTGCAGCCCGTGGTTGCGCGGCGTGCGTGAGTTTCTTGTCCGCGAGGCACGCGCTGGCGAGGTGGTGCTCGATGCCTTGCCGGTCGAGCGCCAACCCGTGGTCAAGCAAGCGCTGCAGCCGGCCGGAGGGTGTCGCGACGACGGCGACTGCGCGCCGGATTTCTCCTGCGCCATCGAGGATCGCGCGCTGCCCGAGCGCCCGGAGCTGAGCCTGAGCCGCGGCGAGTGTTTTCGTGCCGGCTGCGCGCCCGAGGCCTCGCCGCCGGTGAGCTGTGCGGAGGGCGAGCTCTGCGCCCTCCCGCTGCACGGTGGGCCGCGGGTCTGCACCGGAGCGCCACCCCCGATCGATCCCCTGCCTGGCGAGGCGGCGCGCAGCTGCGCGGTCGACGCAGACTGCCGGCCGGCGGCGGCCGAGACGGGTCGCGCGTGTCAGCGCGCCAGTGATTGCCCAGACACGGCCAGCGAGTGCCGGCGGGTCAGCTCCGAGGCGCGGGATAAGACCTGTGTCGACCGCGGCTGGCGCTGCTCGCAGCTGCCTGGGCTGGCTGGGCGCTGCCTGCGTCCGAGCCCCTGCTTTTCGGGTCTGCAGCGCTACGAGGTGCGCGCCGGTCGGAGCTTCGTCCTGGGGAGCTTCTCGCGCTGGAGCGCCGACCCGCAGACGCGCGCCTGCCGCGCCGATCCCGCTGCCGATCCCTTGCTCGAGAATCGCCTCCCTCTCGCCGGCGCGAACTATCCGCTGCTGACCCTGCCGGTCTGCGCGCACACGCCGCTTCCCTTCGAGACGCCGCAACCCAACCCCTGTCTCGAGCGCCTCGCCGACCAGGGCTACACGGGCTTCAGCGCGAAGCAATCCGAGCAGGCGAGCGCCAGCGTGACCGAGTCCTCGCCGGCGACGGTATTGCACTTCAGCAACCCGCAGCTCGGTCTCAGCCTCGGTCTCAGCCATCTGGCCGATCGTGCGCTCAACGGCGCGGCCGGCGGCACCACGGGCCTGCGCGAACAACCACCGCTGCCGCAGCGGGGCCTGACGGTGGCGCTCACCCTGCGCAACGCCTACTCGCCCTTCGTCGCCCCGAATACCACGACGCAGCTCGCGCTGCCGGCGGCGCTCGTGACGGGCCCCGACGGCTACGTCTACATCGTGGACAGCGGCTTGCCGGCCGATCTTGCGACCTTTGGCGGCCAGGGTCAGGTGCGCCGAATGAGCCAGGCGGAAGCCGCGCTGCAGACCGACTTCCGCGTCCGCTGAAGCCCGCGACCCCGACCGCTTTTTTGCGCGGGTTTTCCCTGGCGGCTAGATTCGCCGGCGAGAGGTGAGCCTGATGCGCGACCAAGAGAAGTGGCGCGATCGCGTGGAGCTGTCGCTCGACAGCAGGCAGGTCTTTCTGCTCTTCGCCGGCGCTGCGGTCGTCCTCATCCTGGTCTTCGTCTTCGGCATCGCCGTGGGCAAACGGCTCGAGGGCGACGCCGTGCCGCAGGCCGAGACGGATCCGCTCGCGATCCTCGATCAGCTGAGCGCGGGCGAGCAGGACCATGGGGCGGCGCTGAGCTTTCCCGAGGCACTCACGGGCGGTGACAAGGGAGCCGCTGCGGGCGCGGCCGCGGGTGGAGCGCGACCCAGCCGATCGCCCTCGACGCCGCCAGACGAGGCCGCGTCGCCCAACGTGGCTCCGGCGCTCCCTGCGGCCACCGCGCCGCCGGCGCCGACGCTGGCCCGTGAGCTGGCCCGCGCATCGGCCCGCGCCGCCGCGGAGGCTACGCCCAATCCGCCCACGGCCCGATTCGCGCCGCCGCTGCCCGGGGCGCGCAGCCAGTCGGGCGTGAGCTCGGGCCTCCCCCGACCACAGGCTGCGGTGGCCGTCGCTGCGATCCCGGCCGCGATCCCGGCCGCGACCCCCACTGCGATCCCGGCCGCGCCACCTCGTGGCGGCTATACGCTGCAGGTCAGCGCCTTTCAGAGCGAGGTCGAAGCGAAGCAGTTCCTGCGCCAGCTCGAGCGCCGTGGGTTGCATCCGCAGCTCGTGCGCGCTGAGGTGCCGGATCGAGGCACCTGGTACCGTGTGCGCCTGGGTCAGTACAAGAGCTGGGAGCAGGCTGTTGCCGCCAAGGAGCAGTTCGAGCGTTCGAACGGCGTGATCGCGTACGTTACGCGCAACTAGCTCAGCTCGCCCGTCGGCACCGCGTCGTTCACCGGCCCGCGCTGGACGTGTTTGAGTCGTCGCGCAGGGAGCACACGTGATGGCAACGGGCGGGGTCGATACGCCGCTGATGCGGCAATACCTCGAGATCAAACAGCGCTATCCGGACGCGATGTTGCTGTTCCGGCTCGGCGACTTCTACGAGCTCTTCTTCGAGGACGCCGTCGTCGCCGCGCAGACCCTCGGGCTGACCCTGACCAGCCGGGAAAAGCATAAGCCCGAACCGATTCCGATGTGCGGCGTGCCGCATCACGCAGCCAAGGGCTACGTCCGCAAGTTGCTCGATGCCGGCTTCAAGGTCGCCATCTGCGAGCAGGTCGAGGACCCCCGGCTGGCGCGGGGGTTGACCCGCCGCGAGGTCACCGAGGTCGTCACGCCGGGCGTGGTGCTCGACACCGACCACCTCGATGCGCACTGCAACAACTTCCTCGTCGCGCTGCACGCCGACGGTGGCGTGACCGCTGGTCTCGCGGCGCTGGATCTCTCGACCTTCGAGCTGCGCCTGACGCAGCTCGACGATACGGCAGCCCTGCTGGACGAGCTGGCGCGTCTGCGCCCGAAAGAGGTGCTGCACGACGAGACGCTGGGTGACCGCCTGGACGCGCTGCGCGTCGCCGTCGGCGGTGTCTGGCAGAGCGTCTCGCCGCAGACGCCGCGACTGGCGGCGGAGGGCGCGCTGGCGCTGCTACGGGCCCAGAGCGACGCGCCGCTCGATCCCTCAGCGCTGGCGCGCGCCGGGCCGGCGATCATGGCCGCGGGCCTTGCGCTGCAGTACGCGGCGAGCACGCAGCCGATGCGCGGCGTGCCGGCCTGCCGGACCGTCTTCTATCAGCCGGCCGATCACCTGCAGCTCGACGAGGCGACACTCGTCAACCTCGAGGTGCTGAGCGCGAGTGCAGAGCGCACGACGCACGGTTCGCTGCTGTGGGTGCTCGACCGCACGACGACGCCGATGGGATCGCGCCTGCTGCGCCAGCTGCTGGCGCGCCCGCTGCGCGACCTGGCCGCGATCCGGCGGCGTCAGGATGCGGTCGCGCTGCTCGTCGACGAGCCCGCGCTGCGCCAGCCGACGCGCGAGGCCCTGCGAGCCGTCGGTGACCTCGAGCGCCTGACGGCGCGCGCGGTGCTCGAAGCGGCGACGCCGCGCGAGCTCAGTCGCCTCGGGCGTTCGCTGCTGCAACTCCCGGTGCTGGCCGCGGCGCTGCGCCAGGCCGCGGCTCACGTGCCGGCGCGCGAGCTGCCCGAGCTGCTGCGCTGGCCCGAGGACCTGCTCGCCGATGTTGCCGAGGCGCTTGAGCGCTCGCTGCTGGAGGACGCGCCGGCGACGGCGCGCGAGGGGAGTATCTTCCGCCCTGGCTTCCGCGCCGAGCTCGACGAGCTGGTGCAGCTGGCGGAGGGCGGCCGCGCGGCGATTGCGCGGCTCGAGGCGGCGCTGCGCGAGCGCACCGGCATCGGCTCGCTCAAGGTGCGCTTCAATCGCGTCGTCGGCTACTACATCGAGGTAACCAAGGCGAATCTGCGGCATGTGCCGCAGGACTTTCAACGCAAGCACAGCACGCTCAACGCCGAGCGCTTCACCACCCCCGAGTTGCAGGACTACGAGCTGCGCGTGCTCGGCGCGCAGGATCGGCGCAACGCGCTCGAGCAGCAGCTCTTCGAGCAGCTCCGGCGCGAGGTTGGCGCGCAGGCCGGGCGCATCAAGGCCGCCGCCGCGCGGTTGGGCTGGTTGGACGTGCTCTGCGCGCTGGCCGAGGTCGCAGAGGCCAACAACTACTGCCGACCGGTCGTCGACGATTCCTCGACGATCGAGATCGAGCAGGGGCGGCATCCGGTGGTCGAGCGTTTCCTTCCCGCCGGGCAATTCGTGCCCAACGATCTCGTGGTCGACGGCGCTAGCGGCGCGATGCTGATCATCACCGGCCCCAACATGGCCGGCAAGTCGACCGTCATTCGGCAGGTCGCGCTGATCAGCCTCTTGGCGCAGGTCGGCGCCTTCGTGCCCTGTCGCCGCGCCCGCCTCGGGCTGGTCGATCGAATCTTCACGCGGGTCGGAGCGAGCGACAACCTGGCGCGCGGGGAGAGCACCTTCATGGTCGAGATGCGTGAGTCGGCAGCGATCCTGCGCCACGCCAGCGCCCGCAGCCTGGTGATCCTCGACGAGATCGGTCGTGGCACCTCGACCTACGATGGCATCAGCATCGCCTGGGCCGTTGCCGAATACCTCCACGACCGCGTCGGCAGTCGCACGCTCTTCGCTACGCACTACCACGAGCTATGTCAGCTCGCGGCGGTTCGACCGCGCGTTCGCAATTACAGCGTGGCGGTGAAGGAGTGGCAGGGCCGCGTCGTCTTCTTGCACCAGCTCGTGGCGGGGCCCGCGAGCCGCTCCTACGGCATCGAGGTCGCGCGCCTCGCGGGGCTGCCGCCGCCCGTCATCGAGCGCGCGCGCCAGGTGCTTGCGGCGCTCGAAGGGACAGCGCCCGCGGCGGATCTTCCGCTCCATGATCGCCTGCGCAGTCCAGCGGCGGTGCCGCCGCTGAGTGCCCCCCTGAGTGCCCCCCTGAGTGCCCCCCTGAATGCGGCCGCGCGCGCCGAGCGGGCCATCGTCGCAGACCTCAGCGAAATCATCACTGAACGGCTGACGCCGCTGGAGGCGCTGACCCTGCTCGACGGTCTGGCGGCGCGTGCGCGGGCCGGTGGTGACGCGACGAGCTCAGCCCAGGCGCCAACCCGCGAATTTGACAGGCCCGATTAGCTGCCTTAGTGCTGGAGGAATGCACCGCTGGCTCTTGCGCACGGCGCTCGCGATCTTGCTCGGGGCGACGCTCCTCACGGGGGCGGGGGCCGGGGCGAGCGCGGCGCGGCGGCGCAGCGGCCCGGTCGATCGCTTTCCGCCGCTGGTGCTGATCAACGTCAATGCGCCCGGTCAACCGCGCCTGAGCCTTCGGCTCTACGATCGACGCGGCCGCCTTCAACGCGGGGTCGCGCGCCGTGTGGCGAGCTTCCTGCGCTGCCACCATACGGGTAAACGCCATGTGATCGCGCCGCGGCTGCTCGCGGAGGCCTATCGCGTCTTCCGTCGCTTCGGTCGGCGCCCGCTCCTGGTCTACAGCGCCTTTCGCGACCGCCGTGTCGCGCGCCTCAAGCGCAGCTTCCACACGCGGGGGCAAGCTCTGGACTTTCGGATCGAAGGGGTCAGCAATCGCCAGCTACGCGACTTCTTGCTCGCGTCGCGGCGCAATGTCGGCGTCGGTTACTACACCGGCTCGCCCTTCGTGCACCTCGACGTTCGCGATCGTCCGGCGTTCTGGGTCGACTTCAGCGGGCCGGGGGAGCCCGCGCGCTATGCGGCTGAGCCGCGCGCGGTGCTACTGGCCGAGCGTCGCGGAATCAGGCCCGGCGCGCTCGAAGCGCTGAGTCTCGCCCGCGTCACCCCGGCCCGAGCTGCCTCGAAGGATGCCGTCGCCGCAGTGGAACGCAGGGCCCCTGCCGATACGATCTTGATCAGCGCGGCAGGCGAGGCGATCGGCGTCGCCGGTGGCGTGGGGCGCGCGGCCGTCGCCCGAGGCGAGCTGGTGGCGCCCAGCGCGCAGCCGCTCGGTCCAGCGGCGACGGTGATCGCGTCGAGGCCCAGGCCGGAGGCCGGCGCCGACCGCGGCGGGGCGATTGCTCCACCGGCGCGGACGCCAGTGCTAGAGTGATGCAGTTGGAACTGGCGTTGCGGAGGCGACGGGGCCTGCAGTCCGGCGCTTCGCAGCGCCCTCCGGCGGGGATTCTGAACGGCGGCACCGCCATCGCGTCACGAGGTGACCCATGCAGGCAGGTTCGCGCAGCCGGTTAGGCGCTGCGCTGCTGACAGCAGCGTCGATCGCGCTGCTGAGCGCCTCCCCAGCGGCAGCGCGCGCCCGGCGCGCCACGGCCGCCCGCGGGGCCACCGCAGCGAGGCAGAGGACGACAGCGAGCCAGAGGCCGACGTCCGCCGCCGCCAAGGAGCTCGCGGCGCTGCTGGGCAAGTACCAGTGGGGCGCGTCTTCGGCCGAGGTACTGAAGCTGCTCGAGCAGGAGGTGCGGGCGGAGTTTGCGCCCAGCCTCGCCGAGACCAAGGAACCCCTGGAGCAGGATCGCCTGCGGCGGAAGCTGGCGGAGGCGATCGAGGTCCTGCGCAAGAACTACGTCAGCTTCGACGGGCAGGCCACGCCCTGGGACATCTCGTTGGTGGATAAGGAGTTCGCCCACCGCACGGGCGAGAGTCTGGCGGTTCGCTGGGGCAAACGCGACCGTCGCTTCTATTTCTTCCACGCGGGTCGGCTGTGGAAGATCTACATCGCCTTCAACAGCGACCTTTACCAGGGCAAGACCTTCGATGATTTCGCGGTCGTGATGGAGCGGCGTTTCGGGCCCGCGGAGCGTAAATTTCGCACGACGATCAAGGGCGAAGCCACCCCCGCCTACCTACGCTGGCCGCCGATCGATGGGACTGCCCTACGCGCGATCGACAACACTCAGTTCTTCGGCAACTTCTGTCTGGCCTTTGCCGACCAAGCCGGGCGCGCGCGCGTGCGCGAGGCACGTAAGTTGGTGCGTCGGCCACGCCAGCGCCGGGACGCGCTCGTCGAGAGCGTGTTGCGGCCGGTCGGTGGTGCCGGGGCGGTCGACGAAAACGTCGTCGATCGCCTGACGGGCCAGGTGACGGCCCCCACACGGCGTCCCGCAGCGCGTTAGTCGGCTCCACTCGCCGGCGGGCGTGTTTCATAGGTGCCGGGCTTGTAGAAGATCTCGACCGCGGGCTGACCTGGCCGCGGCGGGCCTCCGGAAAGGAGGTCGATCGTCGCGCGCTCGAGGCCGGGCGGCCGGAGCAGGGGCAGCTCGCGCTGAGGGCGCCGGCCGACGGCCGCGCGCATGAAGTTGGCCCAGAGCGGAATCGCCGCCGTGTAGCTCGCCTCCTTGGCGCCAAGCGGCCGTTCATTCGTGTCGTCACCGATCCAGGCCGTCGCCGCCCACTGCGAGCTGAAGCCGCTGAACCAGAGATCGAGCGTGTCGCTGCTGGTGCCGCCCTTGCCAGCGGTGGGGGCCGGCACGATGCGACAGCGCGCGGCGATGCCTGTGCGCACGGCATCGCGCAGGAGGGTCGTCGTCAGGAACGCGGTTCGCGCGTCGATGTCGCGGCTGGCTTCATCGCCGGCGGTAGCCCAGAGGCGGTCGAGCCGCTCGGCCTCGCTGAGCCACGGATCCTCGACGATCGTGTGATCTTCCAGGAGCGCGCCGCGCCGGTCGCGGAGTTGGCGCAGGTACTGCAAGTCGCGACGGGTTCCCCCGCGCGCGAAGGTGGCGAAGGCGCGGGTCAGCTCGTCCATGCGCACGCAGCTCGCACCGAGGGCCAGACCCTTGTCGGCCACGAGCTCCGTGCTGAAGCCGAGCCGTCGCGCCCAGGCAGCGGTGGCCTGCGCGCCGACCGCGGCGAGTAACTCGATCGAAGGGAGGTTGAGCGACCTGATCAGCGCGAAGTGCAGCGTTACTTCGCCGTTGAGCGTGCCGTGAATGTTTTGGGGGTTCCACGCCTCTCCCGGCTCGGGAACGTAGGGCTTGTCCTTGAGGATCGTGCCCATTGAGAAGCGGTCGCCGTCGAGGGCCAGCGAGTAGTAGATCGGCTTGAAGGTGCTCCCTGGCTGGCGGCAGGCCTGGCTCGTGCGATCGAAGGCGCTGCGGTCGAAGTCCAGCCCGCCGATGGCCGCCAGCACGTAGCCGCTCTGATGGTCGTAGAGCAGAAACGCGCCCTCGATTCTTGGGATCTGGTCCAGCGCCATCGTCGGCAGCGGATCGCGCACGGTGCCCCAGCTCTTGGGTCTGCTCGCTGGCGCTGGTGAGCTGACCCAGACCAGCTCGCCCGGATGCAGGGCTTCGCTGACCGCGGCGATCGTGCGCTCGTTCTCGGGATCGACGCGCGAATAGGGCGCCGCCCACGTCATCAACCCGAGCGGGATCGCGATCCGCCGCGAACCGATTCGCGCCAGGGCGCGGCGCTCGTCGACCTGATCGATCAGCGCGAGGTAGGGGCGATCGACGCGCAAGGTCTGCGGCGCGTAGATCGCTGTGATGCGCGAGAGGACCTGCTGGCGCTCCTCGGCGCTGGCGATCTGAGCGAGCGGTCCGCGCCAGCCCTGACGCTTGTCGAGCGCCCGCACCGCCTGCAGGGTCTTTTCGCGGGCCAACGCCAGGAGCCCGAGGTCGAGCGTCGTGCTGATCTCCCAGCCCGCGGAGGCCAGGCGTTCGGCGCCGTAGCGCTGCGTGAGCTGACGATGCACCCGCTCCGCGAAGTGGGGAGCGAGCCAGCGCAGGGGATCGGGATCGGCGGGGCGCCGCGCGAGGATCAGCGCTTCACGTTGCGCCTGCTCCGCCTCGCCCGCCGTGGTGTAGCCCGCGGCGACCATCGCCTGCAGCACCTGGGCGCGTCGCTCGCGGGCTCGCCGCGGGTTGACGCGCGGCGAGAAGCGCGAAGGCGCCTGCGCAAGGCCGGCCAAGAGGGCGCTCTGCGCCAACGTCAGCTGCGCCGGTTCCTTGCCGAAGTACTCTCGAGCCGCCGCGCGCACGCCGTAGGCGCGACTGCCGAGAAAAACGTGGTTCAGATAGTAGTAGAGGATTTCCTCTTTGGTGTGCCGCGCCTCGATGCGCCGCGCTAGGACGATCTCGTTCAGCTTGCGACCGATCGACCGCTCGGAGGAGAGGAGGGTCTTGGCCACCTGCTGCGTGATCGTGCTGCCGCCCTGGCGCACGCGGCCAGCGCGGAGGTTCGCCCACGCGGCGCGCGCGATACCGCGCAGGTCGACCCCGCCATGGTGATAGAAGTTGCGATCCTCGATCGCGATCAGCGCGTGCAGGAGGGTGGCGGGCAGCTCACCGATCGCCACGAGGTGGCGGCGCTCCTTGGCGTAGCGCGCCAGCAGCGTGCCGTCGCTGGCGCGGAGGCGGGACTCGATCGCCGCCGTCTCGCCGTAGCGGCGCAGATCCGGCGGCACGGGCCCCGTCGCGGCCAGCAGCAGATAACCCGCGGGAAGGGCGGCAGTGACGATCGCGAGCAGGGCGCAGGCTACAAAGCCGTAGAGCTTGAGCAGCCAATAGAGAAAGCCGCCCTCCGCCGGATTGGCGACGACCACGCGCTGCGTGCTGCCAGGGGGCATCCGAGAGCTCCGCCGCGGAGGGTGGGCGCTCAGAGCGCGAAGAGCGTCGGACGCGTCGCCTGCTGGGCCAGGCTCTCGAGCAGCGGCTTGCGGTCCTTTTCGACCAGCGCGCTGAGACTGAGCAGGGCCGAGAGGCGTGAGACGTAGAGCTCATGGGCCAAGAACCCCGGCTTGGCGCCGGCCACGGCCTGCCACTCCGCATCCGGGACGATCGGCACCACGAGGTTGGAGAGCAGCCCGCCCTTGGCCGGCTTGCCTGGGCGCCGCGACCAGGTCTTGGCGCCCCCACTGCGGACGAAGAAGCCCTGAATCTCGGATAACTTGCACTTCTTATCGGTGGTGGCTTGCTCGCTGCTGCAGTAGGGATCGCCGACCTCGACCAGCGATCCGAGGAAGAAGGACCCCTTGTCGTCGACCAGGACGATGCCGTTCTTCCGCTGCACGCTCTCCGCGCTCTCCTTGAGGTAGGTCTCGATCGCTCGCTGCTGGCTCTCCGCGTGATCGACGAAGTCCTCGACCGCGCGGACCAGACGCAGGGTGTTGTTGTAGTAGTTGAACAGACGGCTGATCAGCAGGTCGTCCATCATCGCGTAGTTGGTGCGAAAGAGCGTGTTCTCGACGCGGCGCATGCCCTCCGAGTTGGCGTAGGGTGACGAGGCCTGGAGATCTTTGAGCGCGGTCACGAGCGCGCTGTCGAAGGCGCGGCGCTGCGGGTTCCTCTGCAGGCTTTGGCGCACCGCGCTCCCAACTTGCTGGTCGAGCTGCGCCAGCTTCTCGACCTCCTGGTTGAGGCGCTGAGCATCAACGATCGTCCGGTTGTAGAGCTTGCGGGCGTGGAAGATGCTTCCCGACGCATGGCCCGCCACGAGGCCCAAGAGCAGGACGGCCAGCGCGCCGCCAAGCCACGGCCAGGGGCTTTGGGTCGGCTCAGGAATCGCCACGGGCGGACCGCGATCGACGATCAAGGGCGCGCGGCCGGTCGGCGTGGCGCTCGGCGCCGTCGCGAAGGGATCACGCCGCCGCTCCGGGGGCGGCGCGACCACCTGATACTGGCCTGTGGGGCCGATGCTCGGCGGCGGAATCACCATCGGCGTCGTCCCGGTCGGCGGGCGAAGGCCTGCTCCCACCGCGGGCTGAGCCGGTGAGGTCACCGCTTGTCCCGT contains:
- a CDS encoding SPOR domain-containing protein, giving the protein MRDQEKWRDRVELSLDSRQVFLLFAGAAVVLILVFVFGIAVGKRLEGDAVPQAETDPLAILDQLSAGEQDHGAALSFPEALTGGDKGAAAGAAAGGARPSRSPSTPPDEAASPNVAPALPAATAPPAPTLARELARASARAAAEATPNPPTARFAPPLPGARSQSGVSSGLPRPQAAVAVAAIPAAIPAATPTAIPAAPPRGGYTLQVSAFQSEVEAKQFLRQLERRGLHPQLVRAEVPDRGTWYRVRLGQYKSWEQAVAAKEQFERSNGVIAYVTRN
- a CDS encoding transglycosylase domain-containing protein, with the protein product MPPGSTQRVVVANPAEGGFLYWLLKLYGFVACALLAIVTAALPAGYLLLAATGPVPPDLRRYGETAAIESRLRASDGTLLARYAKERRHLVAIGELPATLLHALIAIEDRNFYHHGGVDLRGIARAAWANLRAGRVRQGGSTITQQVAKTLLSSERSIGRKLNEIVLARRIEARHTKEEILYYYLNHVFLGSRAYGVRAAAREYFGKEPAQLTLAQSALLAGLAQAPSRFSPRVNPRRARERRAQVLQAMVAAGYTTAGEAEQAQREALILARRPADPDPLRWLAPHFAERVHRQLTQRYGAERLASAGWEISTTLDLGLLALAREKTLQAVRALDKRQGWRGPLAQIASAEERQQVLSRITAIYAPQTLRVDRPYLALIDQVDERRALARIGSRRIAIPLGLMTWAAPYSRVDPENERTIAAVSEALHPGELVWVSSPAPASRPKSWGTVRDPLPTMALDQIPRIEGAFLLYDHQSGYVLAAIGGLDFDRSAFDRTSQACRQPGSTFKPIYYSLALDGDRFSMGTILKDKPYVPEPGEAWNPQNIHGTLNGEVTLHFALIRSLNLPSIELLAAVGAQATAAWARRLGFSTELVADKGLALGASCVRMDELTRAFATFARGGTRRDLQYLRQLRDRRGALLEDHTIVEDPWLSEAERLDRLWATAGDEASRDIDARTAFLTTTLLRDAVRTGIAARCRIVPAPTAGKGGTSSDTLDLWFSGFSSQWAATAWIGDDTNERPLGAKEASYTAAIPLWANFMRAAVGRRPQRELPLLRPPGLERATIDLLSGGPPRPGQPAVEIFYKPGTYETRPPASGAD
- the mutS gene encoding DNA mismatch repair protein MutS, with translation MATGGVDTPLMRQYLEIKQRYPDAMLLFRLGDFYELFFEDAVVAAQTLGLTLTSREKHKPEPIPMCGVPHHAAKGYVRKLLDAGFKVAICEQVEDPRLARGLTRREVTEVVTPGVVLDTDHLDAHCNNFLVALHADGGVTAGLAALDLSTFELRLTQLDDTAALLDELARLRPKEVLHDETLGDRLDALRVAVGGVWQSVSPQTPRLAAEGALALLRAQSDAPLDPSALARAGPAIMAAGLALQYAASTQPMRGVPACRTVFYQPADHLQLDEATLVNLEVLSASAERTTHGSLLWVLDRTTTPMGSRLLRQLLARPLRDLAAIRRRQDAVALLVDEPALRQPTREALRAVGDLERLTARAVLEAATPRELSRLGRSLLQLPVLAAALRQAAAHVPARELPELLRWPEDLLADVAEALERSLLEDAPATAREGSIFRPGFRAELDELVQLAEGGRAAIARLEAALRERTGIGSLKVRFNRVVGYYIEVTKANLRHVPQDFQRKHSTLNAERFTTPELQDYELRVLGAQDRRNALEQQLFEQLRREVGAQAGRIKAAAARLGWLDVLCALAEVAEANNYCRPVVDDSSTIEIEQGRHPVVERFLPAGQFVPNDLVVDGASGAMLIITGPNMAGKSTVIRQVALISLLAQVGAFVPCRRARLGLVDRIFTRVGASDNLARGESTFMVEMRESAAILRHASARSLVILDEIGRGTSTYDGISIAWAVAEYLHDRVGSRTLFATHYHELCQLAAVRPRVRNYSVAVKEWQGRVVFLHQLVAGPASRSYGIEVARLAGLPPPVIERARQVLAALEGTAPAADLPLHDRLRSPAAVPPLSAPLSAPLSAPLNAAARAERAIVADLSEIITERLTPLEALTLLDGLAARARAGGDATSSAQAPTREFDRPD
- a CDS encoding DUF882 domain-containing protein encodes the protein MHRWLLRTALAILLGATLLTGAGAGASAARRRSGPVDRFPPLVLINVNAPGQPRLSLRLYDRRGRLQRGVARRVASFLRCHHTGKRHVIAPRLLAEAYRVFRRFGRRPLLVYSAFRDRRVARLKRSFHTRGQALDFRIEGVSNRQLRDFLLASRRNVGVGYYTGSPFVHLDVRDRPAFWVDFSGPGEPARYAAEPRAVLLAERRGIRPGALEALSLARVTPARAASKDAVAAVERRAPADTILISAAGEAIGVAGGVGRAAVARGELVAPSAQPLGPAATVIASRPRPEAGADRGGAIAPPARTPVLE